The following DNA comes from Neovison vison isolate M4711 chromosome 13, ASM_NN_V1, whole genome shotgun sequence.
tGTGGACTTGCTTTTAACTAAGTTTCCCTGGTGGGggagcagggtcagtttaagttttactgcataaacaacaaaatggctgttcaaccaaggTCGgtctgctctggctaaataggcccttacaccaGGAGGAGAGCTGTGACAGACCATGAGAGCAACCAGCTGAGATGCAGGGTGGGGACTCAAAGGGAGTTCTCTAGGGGAAAAAGAGAATTCCTTAGGATAGCTGGAATGATTAAGAGTTTGTCAAAACTTGAGGATAAAGGAATGGAgagcaagaaaataagaaagataacCAATTAAAATGTGTAGTCATACATTCTTAACAATATTTACACAGTCATAATGTAATACTCTTTAGGTAAATGCTTTTTAATGGTTTTCTGTATTTGGAATCACCATAGAGTAACAGAGGTCTACTGAAGGTTATGgaatagaatataaatattatcAATTTGACAAGTTAATAAGTACAGATGACAGAATTTGGGTGGCATAAGGTAAAGAggaagtggagggaagggcaagatttctgtttccttttataaAGTGAAGGGGCAAAAGATCTAACTATATTCATTGACTAATTCAACAAGTACTTACTGAATGCCTGCTATGTTCcatacactttttatttttttaaagcttaacgcccaacgtggggcttgaactcaagactgagatcaagagtggctcTACTCATGgaaccatccaggggcccctctaGGCACTCTTCTTAGTGCCAGTGATTcagtggtgaacaaaacagacacgtATCTTTGCCTACTTACAAAGGCAATGATGGAAGAGTTACACTGACAACTCTAGTCTTCTGTGGACAATGGTGGTAGATTGGTAAACAGGGCATCCCCAAATTGCAGAGTGGAGTACATCCCATGTAAGGCAGTCATGGAGTTGCCACCGGGATCTCTCTTCTAGAAAGAAATAAGCAaggctcttgacttcagctcaggtcatgatctcagggtcataagattgagacccctgttgggttctgtgctcagcgaggagtctgcttgggattctctccctctgcccctacacctttttctctcattcttcctctctctaaaaataaataatatattttaaaagattttatttatttatttgagagagggatcacaagtaggcagagaggcaggcagagagagagggagaagcaggcttcccactgggcagagagtctgatgcaggacttgatcccagtacgctgagatcatgacctgagctgaaggcagagatttgaCCCAGTGAACCACCCTGGCacaccctaaaaataaataatatttaaaaatatgctaataTATACCTCCCAGTGAGAAAATAAACCTTCCctcttcagaaaaggaaagaggacattgagGTTCCTATATGGCCAGGTATTTTAATTCAGATTCTGCAGGAAGTAGACTCTAAGATAGAATCAGAACAGCAggcccatggggcacctgggtgtctcagagggttaagcctctgccttcagctcaggtcagggtctcagggtcttgggatagagccctgcatccggctctccgctcagcggaaagcctgcttccctctctctctgcctgcccctcgacctacttgtgatctctttctctgtgtgtgtgttaaataaataaataaaatcttaaaaaaaaaataaaagaacaacagggccagagaaaaggaaagaagatgggGTAGGAAGAGTTTCAGCCCACAGGCAGTTATGAGAAGGTCTTAGGCAGCCCAGTAGGAGCTCTGGGGCTGACGCTGACCGAGGTGAAATTGGGCAGAAATGGCCTGAGCCTAGTGCCTGACCCATTACCTTCAGTCACTGGCTGGGGACAGCCTGGTTTCAATGCTGCAATGTCCCAAGACTGGTGATGGCACCTCTTCCAGCTGATTTCTTAAAATCATCCATTTTATCCTACATGAACATTGAGAAAGTTGAGAAGCTTTTAAGCATCTGCCCAAGATGACTTCCTAGATTAGATTTTTGCCCTGTGGTGTATTTACTTACTTCCAGTTATTCAATCAAACACAGTCAAAATTTCTTCTAGGTGCTGATATAAAGGgattttgcaaatgtaattaaggtCCCAAATGAAATGATCTTAAAATAGGAAGATTATCCCCTGTGGGCCTAGATTAATTGGGTGAGCCCTTAAAAAGAACTgggttcggggcgcctgggtggctcagagggttaagtctctgccttcggctcaggtcatgttctcagggtcttgggatcgagccccgcatcaggctctctgctcagcagggagcctgcttcctcctctctctgcctgcctctctgcctgcttgtgatctctgtcaaataaataaataaaatcttaaaaaaaaaaaaaaggactgggttcttcatagaaagagagatttgggggcacatgggtggctcagtaggttaagcctttgcctttgactcagggcatgatctcagggtcctgggatcaagtcccgaatcaggctctctgctcagctgggagcctgcttccccctttttctctctgcctgcctctctgcgtacttgtgatctctgtcaaataaataaaatcttaaaaaaaaggaaagaataaaagagagatcTGAAGCACGAGAAGGATTCCGGGTGAGGGAGAGTCTGCTTTTGGCGTTAACCATGGAAGGGGCACCTTGACAAGGAATTTGGTTCCTCTTGAAGCGGAGAGTGCCCACTAGCTGACAGCCCACAAGGGAACAGAGACCAAAGTCCCGTCATGGCAAGCAACTGAATTCTGCCACAACCCTGTGAGCCTGGAAGTGAACCCTGACCTCCAGATGAGAAGGCAGTGCAAGGACACCTGGGTTTCAGCCTGGTGAGATCCTGAGCAGAGAACAAAGTCAGGCGGTGCTTACCCTGTGGACTTCCAAAACTGTGAGCTAATAAATGGGCTTCCTTTGAAGTTGCTGCGTTTGCGATCCCTTGCTCTGCAGCGATCAAAAACTAACTAACATGTTGCCTATCATAGTAGATTAAGTGCAAACTTATGTAGTTTCCAAGGTTTTCCATGACCTGACCCTTGCCTGCTCCAGTGCTGAGACCGTGTACTCTCTTCCCAAGCACTACTCTTCAAAGACGTCCGCTTTCCTTTCAAACATGCCAAACTCTTTTCCACCCCTGAGCCTTGAATTGTATTAGCCTTTCCCTCTACTTGGAAAACTTTTTCCTGAGATTTTCAAAGCTATggctttcaaagaattttttattaGGGACACTTCCAAGCATACATGAGTAATGGGAGTAGCAGAATGAAACCTATGTTCAGCCAGCTTCGATGAACATATGGCCTATCTTTTTCATCTGTAGTCCTTCTCACTCTTCTCCCACTCTGGgcattattatctttttatttttcacatacaCCATTTCCCAGCTTTACCGTTTTTAAgcgtacagttcagtagtgttaggTATATTCACACTATTGGGCAACCATCTCCAAAACTCCTTTCAACCTGCAgtgctgaaactttttttttttttaaagattttatttatttatcagagagagagagggggagagagcaagcacaggcagacagaatggcaggcagaggcagagggagaagcaggctccctgctgagcaaggaacccgatgtgggactcgatcccaggacgctgggatcatgacctgagccgaaggcagctgcttaaccaactgagccacccaggcgtccctgcagtgctgaaactttatacctattaaataactccccatttctcccttctccccagcctctggcaaccaccattctcctttctgcctctatgaCTTTGACAGTTCTAGGTATTCATATAAGTGGactcatacagtgtttgtcttttggggactggcttatttcacctagcagaATATCTtaaagattcatccatattgtaacaTAGGTCAgaattctcttatttatttatttattttaagattttatttatttatttgagagagagagagcacaagcaggcagaggggcagtgggagagggagaaatagactcactgttgagcagggagcccgatgcagggcttgatcccaggactctgcaatcatgatcagagccgaaggcagatgtttagcccactgagccacccaggcatcccataattcccttctttttaaaggcagtgtaatattctactgtatgtttatatcacattttgcttatccattcatccatcagtggatatttagaaagaaaaatggaccCTTGTgttgcttccatcttttggctattgaaaacactgctgaaaatagctctttgagatcctgctttcaattcttttggatgtgTACCCAGAAATGGCATTGCTGAATCAGttggtaattctacttttaattttttttaggaaccaCCATACGGTTCTCCATAGCACTTGCatcattgttcatttttaaaaaaaatattttatttatttatttgacagggagatagagaaagcacaagtaggcagagtggcaggtagagggagaggaagagagagaagtaggctctccacccagcacagagcccagtgcagggctcagtcccagggccctgggaccatgacctgagccgaaggcagttgcttaactgactgaacccagGCATCCTTGgtctttaattgattttttaaaaaaatattttgtttatttatttgtcagagagagagagagagagagagcgcaagcaggggagcagcaggcagagggagcagcaggctctccgctgagcaagaagcccgatgtggggcttgatcccaggaccctgagatcgtgacctgagccgaaggcagaggcttaacccactgagccacccagatgccccctacagtgatattttaaaaaagattttatttatttgagagagaaagagtgagagtttgcagaaatggtggggaggggcagagggaaagggagaagcaggctccctcccaagGAGCcggacttgggacttgatcctagaccccagaatcgtgacctgagccaaaggcagacactcaacctactgCCCCCAGGCTGTAGAGTCTTGAAACTAACACTAGCCTTTCCTGCAAGCTCCTGTCCTGGGTAACAGCCTCAGAGACATAGGCAAATGTAAATTCCTGATATGCCTTCCCCAACAGCCCTTGTGATCAACAGTCTCCCCTGCCTCCTAGAACCTTACCCTCCTGTAAGCTTTAGATAAATAAGACTCTTCTGCAATTTACTAAAATCCTGCTCTTTTGGTTTGGATTGCTCAATCTGGCTATCAGATGAAGATAATCCCAAAGCACTCCACCTACAGACCCGAATAGAGACAAGTGCCCCAGGTCATGCCTTTCTCTGCACTCTGCCTTGATCTCCCCATGAGGTCCTTGAGGCATGCAGAGTAATTCCTCCAGGTCCCCTGAGAAATAAACTGCTCTATTTCAATTCCTCTTGTAGTCTGTTATACTACAACCTACCCTCCAGAACCCTGTGCTCCACTTAGAGCCcaatctactttttattttatttatttttatttttattttttttaaaggttttatttacttgacagagatcacaaataggcagagaggcaggcagagagagagaggaggaagcaggatccctgctgagcagagagcccaatgcggggctcaatcccaggaccctgggatcatgacctgagctgaaggcagatgctcaactgactgagctacccaggcatcccacttacAGATCATTTTAATATTGTTTGGTTATTGCTAAGACAACAGGTACGATAGCACTGTGTTAAGCACCTGGGAAAATAGAAACAAGATGTACAATAGCCCttggaaatatttttggtttatGAGCTATAGATTCTAtagatttaagtttatttttgtaattcatggtttaaccattttatttattaaatattttgaaagattaaGATATTTCATAAGTAATGTTCCAGTTTAAGGGAGTTGGTATCCAGTACATTGTTTCCTGAACAAAATATTGAGAAATTTTGTCAGTCAGCTTCATCCAAGGGTGAATGGCtagttttttaaatctctaattaGGTGACCTTGAGTCCTTTGGAAATGAACATTTATAGGACCAAACTACTGATGGTAAAGCAACCATCCAACATGAAAAGCTGGAGAATGAGGCAGAATCTTAACAGAATAAGATTGGAGGTGCTAAGGGGTTGAAACAAGAGATAATGCACAAAATTTGCCCACATTGATTAGGCCCCGGCTGACTTAATGAAAGCTTGTAAAACTTACAAATTTAAATTGATATGAAATACTAATTAGGGCACATTATTCTGGTGCCCTAATTAATTgccttatgttttctcttttttaaaagatttatttattttattttaaaattttatttattatttttaaaagattttatttatttatttgacagacaaagatcatgaataggcagcgaggcaggcagagagagagagggggaagcaggctccctactgagcagagagcctgatgcatgtgcatgtgcatgagtagggggaggaacagagggagagaaccttcaaGTAGACTcacctctgagcacagagccatgtgggtctccatctcaggacacATGAGATAATGAAAAACCAACAGGGAGATACCcacagactgagcctcccaggcctgCCACCTTATTTTCTTCTATTGGGAAATTTTATATTGAACTTTACTTTTAGGCTTGGGGGAAGTTATTACTGAGACTTTTGAAAAGACTTTATtgccttttttgggggaaggattGTTTAATTTGGTTTAGTTTGTGAAAGCACCAGTTTAAAAGAAGTGTTATTTTTTCAGCAGGCAAGGTAGAGTAGGCACTTGAGTTCCTCCCCACATCCCATAATGGCTTCAGGAAGTCCCCAGAACAAGGCCCGTTAACATGTACACAGCAGGGCAGCTGTAATTTCTCATCAAACACTAGCTCCTGATGTATATATCCAactggaacagaacagaacagaaaaatgtTCTCCCATCAAAAGCTCTACAGTCCATCTTACGCTTGTCCAATGTAAACCTGGAAGCTGAAAAGCCCATTAGATGCTTTTGTCCTAGTAATCCTCTGGATGTCTAAGTGTGACACCTATTGCTATCTTCTGGGTGACTGTGGTCTCCCTTTCTGTTGTTGAAGCAGCTGAGAGTTGTTTATCTGAAGGGGACACCAAGGAATTGCTAGAAAGCAATATTTCACTTAAAActgtgtttgattttattttatggctATTATGTGgctacataaaagaaaaaaacaagaagaaaaaataaaaaccttgctGAAATCTAAGCATTAGAAAAAACTGTAGACACTTTCAAATGTTACTCTTCATCCCAGGGGCTCCTATCATTCTCTTCAGGGCCAGCTTTACGTCTTGGTTCCGCAGTGTGTAGATGAGGGGGTTGAGGAAAGGCGTGATAGCTGTGGGAAATAAGGCAGCTGCCCCATCCAGGGGGCTGTTGGTTTCAGGCCGCAGGTAGATGAAGGCACAGGGCACATAGTAGATGGTGACCACGGTTACATGGGCTCCACAGGTCGAAAAGGCCCGGCGCCGCCCATCAGTTGTACGGATTCTCAGGATAGCCTGAGTGATCTGTACATAGGAGAGGAGGATCAGGAAGAAGCAAGTGGCAACCACCACCCCAATGTCCACAAAGGTCACCTGCTCGTTGACTGTTGTGTCAGCACAGGCTAGCCTCAAAACCGCAGGGATGTCACAGAAGAAGTAATCTACCTGGTTGGGCCCACAGTAGGGCAGACGGAAGGTTAGGATGGCTTGGATAGCCCCGTGGATGGAGCCAGCCACCCAAGCTCCAGCCACGAGGATGGTGCATAACCTCCCATTCATGAGCACGGGGTAGCGCAGGGGCTGGCATATTGCCAGGTACCTGTCGTAGGCCATCAGGGTGTAGAGGAAGCACTGGGTGCTGCCCAGGAAGTGATAGAAATacagctgagccacacagcaaCCAAATGGGATGGGTTTAATGCCTAAAGTGAAGTTCATCATGAGGCGAGGGACAATGATGGTAGAGATGCCCATGTCAATGATGGAGAGAACACCCAGAAAGATGTACATGGGACGGGCATGGAGCTGCGGGTCCACTGAGACAACGACTAGAATAAGCAGGTTTCCCAGCTGAGTCAGGATGTAGGTTAGCaaaaagaacacaaacaggaATGTCCTTAGCCTGAGAGGGTAGGGAATTCCTGTGAGAATGAACTCAGTCAACAAGGTGCTGTTGACTCTCTCCATCCTCTGTAGAGACCTTACCTAGAGAATGGACAAAACAAGAGTTAGC
Coding sequences within:
- the LOC122894641 gene encoding olfactory receptor 10G3 — encoded protein: MERVNSTLLTEFILTGIPYPLRLRTFLFVFFLLTYILTQLGNLLILVVVSVDPQLHARPMYIFLGVLSIIDMGISTIIVPRLMMNFTLGIKPIPFGCCVAQLYFYHFLGSTQCFLYTLMAYDRYLAICQPLRYPVLMNGRLCTILVAGAWVAGSIHGAIQAILTFRLPYCGPNQVDYFFCDIPAVLRLACADTTVNEQVTFVDIGVVVATCFFLILLSYVQITQAILRIRTTDGRRRAFSTCGAHVTVVTIYYVPCAFIYLRPETNSPLDGAAALFPTAITPFLNPLIYTLRNQDVKLALKRMIGAPGMKSNI